ATATGGGTCCAATGTGGGTTCATGCTCAGTCCCATCAATATGATCTGCAGGAAGTGCTGCAGAGGCTTGACAGATGGTGGACCAGTTCGTGAGAACTGTAACCCTTTAGATAAAATGATTGGGCTGCATCAGGATCTGACCTCCATGGGAGAGTGGGTCCATATTGAGAAGATTACTTTTCATATGTTTTCTGCCTGTGGCCAAGGAAGGGAACCACTGTGTGGGATAGGTAAATACGTTATTGAAcccaaaggaaattgcagagaCCTGACCTGAGTTAGGATCTGCTTATCAAAGGGATTGAAATATCTAGTCCTATGAACTCAAACACTTACACCACCATCCTATCTCCTATACTGAACCAGTTTTGAGGTATTGGATCCCATGAGCTCTAACcttttagatcaggggttccctacggtcccctcagttaatggtaggggttcatggcattaaaaagggttgggaacccctgttttagacCAATCATCCATGTggggccttgtcaaaggcttcaATGATGTCTGTAATACACATCAACCACATTACTTTCGTTAATACATTTAGCTACCTCATCAAAAGCAACTCAATTAAATTAGTCAGACAAGATCTACCACCAACAAATCTTTCCTGATTATTGATATcaattattggtttattattgtcacataataataaatacatacagtggaaaaactttgCTCTGTGTGACATCCCTCCAGATTAACTCATCATAACAGTGCACTGAGATAATATaagggaaagcaataacagaatgcagaataaagtgttacagttacagagaaagtgcagtgcaggcaacaGTAAGatcatcagattcaggtttaatatcactggtatatatggtgatatttgttgtctttgcggcagcagtacaatgcattatGTAATAACAGAGGGGAGAaaggtgaattacagtaagtatatacctcctttctgatggtagcaatgagaatagggcacgtcctgggtgatgggagtccttaatgatggaggcgCCTGAATGAGAATATGTCCTGAATACTACAGAAGCtagcacccatgatggagctgactaaattcacaatattctgcagcttatttcaatcctgaaaTTTCAATCAGACCCACAacaccccctccataccagatgcagccaattagaatgctctccatggtacttgTGTAGAAAGTTGcgggtgtctttggtgacataccaaatctcctcaaactagaatgtctaataccagaaggcatgcattgaaggtgagagggggatgtgagggatgagttttttttactcagagagtggtggatgcctggtatggtggtagaggcaaatacattagaggcttttaagagacgtttggataggcacatggatttcAGGAAGATGGAAGgtcatggtgtaggtaggagggattagtgtttggttgtttttgatttgccttttagctggttcagcacaacattgtgggctgaatggcctgttcctgtgctgtactgctctatgttcctaatgaaatatagctgctgtcgtgccttctttgtagctgcatcaattgttgagcccaggatagatcctcagagatattgacactcaggaacttgaaattgctcaccctttccacttctgatccttctctGACAGGTGGTtcttccctcgtcttaccctttctgaagtccacaatcagttcttgagtcttactgacattgaatgcaaggttatTGCTGAGAGACCACTCAACTAGCGGacgtatctcgctcctgtacggcctcatcactatctgaaattctgccaacaatagttgtgtcgtcagcaaatttatagatggcatttgagctttgcctagccatatggtcatggatgtagagaaagtagagcagtgggctaagcacatgtcCTTGTGGTGTACCAGCATTGATTATCCAAACTGCAGACTTCATTCGTCCAGTTaggaatcaaggatccagtttcagaggaAGGTCGAGTTGTTTACATTATTGTACTAGTTGGCCATTCAGTAGTCGTATAACAGTGGGAcggagctgtccttgagccctGGTGGTATGTGCTATTGGGCTTTTGTATCTGCTACGTAGGGATACATGAAATGCTTCAGGATTGTGTCTGTCAGTGATATTTCATCAACCCTCTCTGCCCTCATAATTTTTTCAAGCTGCCTCTGCACTCTATCCTCTTGAAGGGCCTCTCCCAGTTCACTGGACCTATGATTTGTTTCTGTATCAAGTCCTCAAGGTCCTTTAATCTAGAGTCCATAAACTTGTTGTCCTTACCCTTCAGTCTTGTGGGAACGTGTTAGCCCAGAGCTCTCACTACTTAACTTTTAGAATACTTTTGGAGGTAAATTTCCCAGCAAGAAGCCACTCCCAGTTTACAATGTCTCAATTCTGTCTCATGATTTTGAAATTGAGCTTTGTTTAGTCCAGATAGTTAGTTTTTGGACTATTCCTGTCCCCTTTCATCACCATTTTGAAACTTACTGATTTAAGGTTTGTAGAGAGGAGTGTCAGGGTGGAGATAATAATCTACTAAAGGAGATGTAAGCGCTCCTCCCCTTCGCTTGCCaacaggttacccttgggcaaggtgtagcacctacttagcccccgATCATGGTCACGTGAaggcatgggagcaggtggtagatggttgtatgagcagctggtgcacatcacaagtcctggttatgtgaccactgacgccaggcaggccatctctgaagagtattgatatggctggggtcacccgtcttgtaaagacactgcccagaaggtggcaatggcaaactaccttagtagaaaatttgccaagagcaatcatggtcaaagaccaatCACCTCTGTCTtacgacacagcacatgatgatcATGATGTGAAGAGTGTGTCAAAGGGGAGGAATGGTATGGATGCTTAGAATGAGGGGtaaatagagagggagagagggaagggtgaTTGGGGGAGTGGGCAGGCATGAATGGAAGGGGTGAGATGATGTGTGAATGGACGGAGGAATGAGAGGGCTGTTTTTCCCTATTCATTTAAACTGTGTATTTCCCCTTTTCCTTTCAGTATTATAATCATGCCAGGCTTCTGGCTCTTGCCAAAGCTTTTCCCAATGAATTCAGCCACAACGTGTTTGGAGTTTCAACTGTAAGtaaacaaaataaattaataaaactgCACTGGGAATCGGAGAATTTTAAGGAGGAAAAAGTCTTCCCCTCTCCCAGATATTATCCACACTTACCATGTCAGTGGTCAGAGATGGTATCTTTCCAATAAACAATAAAACATTCATCTCCCATTGTCTTCCATGTGTAGGTATGTCAATCAGTTCCTGCCCTTCTTTCCCTACCTTTCCATCTGGTctctcatctcctctccccccagATGCCATCCTTTCCCCCTCCCAGTGACACCCCATCCTAATACCCATGAATAGTATCCCCATTCACAGACACCTGTTCTCACTCCTTTCTCTATCCTCAAGTCCTACATCTACTGTCTCCTAACTCTTTCACTTTTCATCCCCCATGTCTCTCTGTCCCTTTACTGAATCCAGTTTGAGTTTGTTTTTCACACTTCCCAGTCCTTTCCCATTGTCCCTAGTAACTGTTCTCCTACTCAACCCCCATCTTCCCAATCCCTACATCCCTATCTGCCAATCCCATTTCCTCTTCCCTTATTTACTGCGTTCCCCAATTTCCCTGCAGTCCAGTAGCTCTGATCTCCTCAATCCCAATTCCCCGTTCGCAGCTCCCTTCCCAAGCTTGGGGTTGGAAGCAGAAGAACTTTGGAGATAGATAAAGTAGCGTTGAAACTCAGTGATGCAGGCGTTTCAGTAGTAGGTAAAACGTTTCATACAAGTTCCGGTCACCAAGAGATGCTGAACGTTCTGGAGGTGGTGGGTAAGCTTTAAGTCATACTCTGGAATAAAGATAAGCAAGTTAGGATTCTGCAGATGAAAATTTTCGGCTGCCTGGCTCAACTACATGGAACATTAGAAACTTCATCTTCCAGGCAACGCGTATTCAGGAAGTAGAGGGAGGCCGATGTGACCTATAGATTATGTTAGTCCTGGAGAGATGAAATTGAGATATAgttgagtcatacagcacagaaacaggcacttcagaaAACCCCTACCCAACTCGCATACCCATACCAACTAACCTAACGAAATAAGTCCCATTTCCCAGCACTTGGAccatacactggacaacaaattttttcgaaagtgttgcttcctcggatttcattttgttttttatAGACTACTTTAACTCAAGTATAATTTCAGACTGCATGTATCGCATAGGAGTTTGGAGAAAAACAAGTTGttatggaatataatgtgtttaattgcataatggtgcagaTGCTTTGCTAAGCTCAACTGAGCTAAAAATGTTCTGTTGATTATTTTCTCTTGTACTCAGTATATTGAGTTTCTGACTGAAATGTCCAAcagtaatcagccagcattgatggattccaattgccctgatactgtttctccacaacgacaatgtcctggtgaaacctttcaccgtgctcatcactgacagtgctAAGACTTGCAGGgtggaagtctaaatgggaatgcagaaaatgaacctttagtgacatgttgtacTTTATAGTTTTGTatccttgaagcatgttgtcaactggctgcatgtagtttggtgctctgtagtcaCCAAGAAAAATCTCAACACCCTTCAATGCATTCCATACAAGTTTCTCTGGTCCCTCGACAAGTTCTTTGAATTGACTGTCCAACAAAAGATTTTTGTTGTGAACCAACAAAAATCCCTTCCTTAATtatggcatcagttattctgacttggaTTATGAATTGAAATGACAAATATAGACAATTTCAAACACCGGCGTGTGTATGATAGGGGAATATTGTGGTGATGCACAATCAGCAGccaaaaatccataagatacatccAAAGGTATTCACAAAGCaagatctttgttgtccagtgtaattggcCACTGTTGAACTAGATACTTCTTAAATGCACTgggactctctgcttcctcaggcagAGCGTTCCTGATTCCAGCCTCTCTTTAAGTAAATACGTTCCTCCTTAGGCTTCTCCTCCAAGCCTCTCCCCCTTACCCAAGGAAAACAAGACCAGCCACTCCAGTTTCTCGTAACTACATGCTTCATCCACCCATAGCAGGCTGATAAATTTTCTTGAGACCTTCTCCAGTTCAGTCATGTCCTTCcatggccgaagggcctgtaatgtgccgcACTATTATATGTTCCTGTGGTATAACCGACAGAATCTCACACAGCATGAACACACATAACCGATCTTCAACAAAGTCTTCTATAACCTTCCAGCTTTTATATTTTATCTCCAGCAGATGGAGTCAAACATTTCATGtatcttcttcaccaccttatctctCTGTACCCCTACCTTCAGGGATCTTGTATGCCAAGTTCCTTCTGTTCCTTGATACTTCTGAGAGTCCTACAGTTCACCATGTGTGTCCTGCACTTATTGGTCCTCCCTTGTActtatcaggattaaattccatctgttgtGTTCTGCTCATTTTAACAACTGATCAATATTTTCCTATAAGCTGAGCCTGTCCTCTTCACAATCAACAACAACCAATCTTCATGAAATCTGTAAACTTGCAAGTCATTTCTCTTACATTCATTTCTACATTATTAATGTAAACGGCAAACAGTGATAGCCCCAACACCAGTCTACGAGCAGTTTTGAGCTGCAGTAAAGATGTGCTGACTCTGGAGAAGGTCCAGGAAAAGTGCACGAGAAAAATGCCAGGAAGGAAAGGATGACATTAACCAGCTCCTGTCTTCTGGTGCCTCACACATGGCGAGGGGAGATCAAATGAATCTTCTGCCAAGTCTCCATAGATCTCTTCCCTCCCACGCACCCAAGGGTGCACTCGGTCGGGTCCctgggatttatctgcctttatgcACCCCAAGACAGCCAGCACTTCATCTCTCTTAATGTCATCAACACAAaaggttctgcaggtgctggaggaactcagcaggtcaggcagcatctgtggaaaggaataatttCAGACTAAGACCCTtcaattctttattcctttcacAATGTCAAAATGTTTCACGATATTACTGTCTCTCCCCTGGACTCACTAGCTTCCCTGACCTCCAAGGTaaatatagagaggtattcactTATGACCTCACCCATCTTCTGTAGCTCCACATGTAGATAACCacactatataaccatataacaattacagcacagaaacaggccatctcggcccttctagtccgtgctgaacgcttactctcacttagtcccaccgacctgcactcagcccataaccctctgttcctttcctgtccatatacctatccaattttactttaaataacaatatcgaacctgcctctaccacttctactggaagcctgttccacacagctatcactctctgagtaaagaagctccccctcgtgttacccctaaacttttgccccttaactctcaactcatgttctcttgtttgaatctcccctactctcaatggaaaaagcctatccacgtcaactctatctatccccctcataattttaaatacctctatcaagtcccccctcaaccttctacgctccaaataataaagacctaacttgttcaacttgtaacttaggcgctgaaacccaggtaacccaGGTCACTGATCATTAAGGGACTTATTCTCTCCCTAGTTACCCATTTGCTCTTAATATAATTATAGAATCTTTCAGGGTTCTCCTGTACCTGGTGattaggattgaacccaggtcaccagaCCCACTGCACAGTCAGTTGTCCAACTTCTCTGAGAGACTTCTGAATGTCTTCTCCGGTTTTCCCCCCCTTCTGCTACAAGTTCCACAAGCAGGTCTGGAAGGGAAGCTTGGGAAACAATTCATCAGTGTGGTCTGTAACCCAGTTCCCTCTCAGGACTCTTGCATTTCCCCACTCTGTTTGTAGCAGACGACGCGCTGCGGCTGTTGTGTTCTGGAGCACAGCTGACATGTTGCTATGATGCACTCCCATCTGGAATAACCAGAGGAATTTCTTCGCCGAGTGCTTGGAATTCGGAGAGTGCTGAAGGCAAAGACTCACACCACATTTAACAAGCTTCTAGATGCGCAACTGAATGACCAAGGAGCATTAGGCCAATGACAACATGCTTTAAACAGATGGGTACCCAATGATCATTACGGCCATGATGGGCttttcatagaacataaaatagtacagcacagtacaggcccttcggcccacaatgttctgctgacccttaaaccctgcctctcatataacccccccaccttaaattcctccatatacctgtctagtagtctcttaaacttcactaatcagcctccaccactgactcaggcagtgcattccacacaccaaccactctctgagtaaaaaaccttcctctaatatcccccttgaacttcccaccccttaccttaaagccatgtcctcttgtattgagcagtggtgacctggggaagaggcactggctgtccactttatctattcctcttaataacttgtatacctctatcatgtctcctgtcatcctccttctctccaaagagtaaagccctagctttcCTTTGctttgctttcaagaaggagctagataggtatcttatggataggggaatcaagggatatggggacaaggcaggaaccgggtattgatagtagatgatcagccatgatctcaaaatggcggtgcaggctcgaagggccgaatggtctacttctgcacctattgtctattgtctagctcccttaatctctgatcataaggcagcatgctggtaaatctcctctataccctttccaatgcttccacatccttcctatactgaggcgaccagaactggatacagtactcccagtgtggcctaaccagagttttatagagctgcatcattacatcgcgactcttaaactctatccctcgacttatgaaagctaacaccccataagctttcttaactaccctatctacctaaaggcaactttcagggatctgtggacatgaatccccagatccctctgctcctccgcactaccaagtatcctgccatttactttgtactctgccttggagtttgtccttccaaagtgtaccacctcacacttctccgggttgaactccatctgccacttctcagtccacttctgtatcctatcaatgtctctctgcaatcttcgacaatcctctacactatccacaacaccaccaacctttgtgtcatctgcaaacttgccaacccacccttctacccccacatccaggtcgttaataaaaatcacgaaaagtagaggtcccagaggCAATCCTTGTgggtcaccactagtcacaaccctccgatctgaatgtactccctccaccacgaccctctgccttctgcaggcaagctaattctgaatccacctggccaaacttccctggatcccatgccttctgactttctgaataatcctaccatgtggaaccttgtcaaatgccttactaaaatccatgtagatcacatccactgcactaccctcatctatatgcctggtcacctcctcaaagaactctatcaggcttgttagacaccatctgcccttcacaaagccatgctgactgtccctgatcagaccatgattctttaAAGGTCCATAGatcttatctctaagaatcttttccaacagctttcccaccacagacgtaaggctcactggtctataattacctggactatccctactaccttttttgaacaaggggacaccattcgcctccctccatcataattccatgtatgtgtccaagctctcagttcatcacctttgttcctgatgcttcttgcattgaagtacacacactttagcccttctgtcTTACTACtgttacaccctttattctgcttccctttcctcaaagcctctctatatgttagatctggcttaaTCCATGCATTTCTTCCACTGCTCTattgctccgggtcccatcccccttgcaaattagtttaagccctcccaaaccatgctagcaaacctacctgcaagataTCACTCCCttttgagttcaggtgcaacccatctattctgtacaggtcccactttccccagaagagatcccaattgtccaaaaatctaaaactctgccccctgcaccagctcctcggtcacgcattcaactgccatctcctccaattcttaccatcactatcacgtagtactggcagcaatcctgagaacgccacccttgaggtcctgttcttcagccttctgcctagttcccgaaactcacacttcaggacctcatccctcttcctgcctatgtcgttggtaccaacatgtatctcgacttctggttgctttccctcttgtaccaggatgtcgtgcacccggtcagagacatcccggatcctggcacctgggaggcaacaaaccatgcgggtgtccttctcacgtccacaaatctcctgtctgctcccctgactagagagtctccaatgacgacagctctcctcttctctgtcccatccttctgcaccacagggtcagactcagtgccacaggccctgccaccgtggcccACACCTTGTcggtcatcctcaccaacagtatccaggacagtaaacttattattcaggggaatggctacaggggtgctctgcactacctgtctactcaccttcgctttccccccctcggactgtcacccaacgatctacttccagcagcctaggtgtgactacctccctgtagctctcatctatgactgcctcattctcccttatgagtcaaaggtcatccagctgctgctccagattcctcacactgtcttccagatcgcccagccgcatgcagttctggcagatgtgactctgcgggagaggggagctcCCCCAAgcctgccacatctcacaggagaggcacatcaccatctcaggaggcattgtaaagcctAACTGGGCTCGCCCtctgcctcttctcgtcgaagcctcttctcgtcaaagcctcaaagctccactccttcactggcccactcactcatgAGTGTACTGTACTACATGAGTctataatggaatttttgatgcATAAAGCTAATTAATGTAATTACCTATATCTGAAATAGTGACCAATTATCATTGTACTTTGTTTCAGGGTTACCACATCTCAGATTTATCATCATTCCCTGTGTCCCCGGCCTTGTCTGTCCACACCACTTCTCACTACAGCACCACTGAAGATGAACTATACACAGAGGAAGGAGAGGCTGAGAAAGATCGTTCAAGTATCAAGCTGCAGTCCGAAATGGACTTCCTCCCCGATCTGAACAGAAGTATCATGGAATCCATTGCGGCATCAGCCAATACCAGCATCAGTAGCTCCAGAAGGTCCAGCAAGCCTATCGAtgacaacacctctgcccgccccACTGAAGCCACCAATTTTACAAATCCCAGCAGCTCGAGTAATCCCAATCCCACAAATCCTAATCCTACTAATCCCACCAAATTTGCTGATCCCAGCAGCCCAAGTAATCCCACCAACCCTGCCAATCCCACCAATCCCAGCAGCTCAAGTAAACCCACCAATCCCAGCAGCTCAGGCAACTCCACCAATCCCAGCAGCTCAGGCAACTCCATCAATCCCAGCAGCTCAAGTAATCCCACCAACCCTGCTGATCCCACCAATCCCAGCAGCTCAAGTAAACCCACCAATCCCAGCAGCTCAGGCAACTCCACCAATCCCAGCAGCTCAGGCAACTCCACCAATCCTAGCAGCTCAAGTAATCCCACCAATCCCAGTAGCTCGAGCAACTCCACCAATCCCAGCAGCTCAAGTAATCCCACCAATCCCAGTAGCTCGAGCAACTCCACCAATCCCAGCAGCTCAAGTAAACCCACCAATCCCAGCAGCTCAAGTAAACCCACCAATCCCAGTAGCTCGAGCAACTCCACCAATCCCAACAGCTCAAGTAAACCCACCAATCCCAGCAGCTCAAGTAATCCCACTAATCCCAATAGCTCGAGCAAGTCAACCAAGCCTGGTGGGATCTGACGATCCTCGTATGCCAAGTAAGTCCAAAGAAACCAGGGAAGGTTCACACCAGCACATTGTGACCACTCTCCTCCTTTAACCTGAACTCCATCCAAATGGAATGAGGAGCAAAGTACAATTTTCAATAAACTGTGGTGCTGACCGGTGCAACATTCCCTTGGCAATTGACCATCCTTAATCAGACTAATCCAGAGGCAATGCAAGTTTGGTTCAGTTGATGTTGCATGAGTTTTAGCATTGGCTACCTTGTTACTGATGGCGTGGGAGGAGTGTCTGCTGATGTCACCGCGGTTTGGTGTTATTCCACTCTCCACCAGTGACGGTTCCAGTTTGGCTGAGGCTAATTTCTCAATAGTTATTGTGAATCCACAACCCTGGCTCCAATGGAATGAGCTGGGGGAATCTTTCTACACCCCTGGTGTGTCTAATGGTCACCCTGCCTACACTGGTCATGTGGCTCTCAGCTCGGTAGGTGCACTGTAGAACTGCTTGGGCTCTGCGCACTGGAACTCCAGCTATTCTGACCGGCAACACTTTCTGGACGTGTGGTCGCCCAGGAGGCAAGCTGCACCCCGGAGCTTCACACGACACAACAACTGAGACTCTGGTGTTTTGCCGTACCCCTATTTCCCAGAGGATAATCACTTTCAAATCAACACTTCCGTTAtgttaaacaagagaaaatctgcagatgctggaaatccgagcaacacacacaaaatgctggagggactcagctggccaggcagcatctatggagaagagtaaacagttgatgtttccagcagagacccttcataaggacgCACTTGATGaatggtctctgcccaaaacactcttccgtagatgctgcctggcctgctgagttcctctagcattttgtgtgtgtgttgcttcctttATGCTATTAATACCATTTTAAATGGTTGCTGCTTTCTTCTTTACTTAATGCTATTTAGTTATAGTTATTAGCTGTTATTATTTCCCAGAGGTACATAGCTAACTGATAAGCAAGGGGTGGGAAGTTGCTGTGGGTAGCTGGAGTTGATTAACATCAATTCATGGTCCTGTTGGACGGTAGAATAGCCTCAAAGTCGACAGTCTATTCCTGCCCCGAGTCCACGAGCTTCTGTGTACCAGCTGCCACTGCTGTGAGCCGGGGGCTCGGCAATCCAGATAAACTACAGCAGTAACTCTTCGTCCCCAGTCAGGCTTCTGGACCCAGCAATGAGCCCACTGTTGCTGACTTTGCTGGCTGAGGGAGTGGAGAAAGGTGAAAGAGCCTGTGGCACCatttcatccccagcagctgcataACAGAAGACTccctgatctacgggctgttcccggggacgcacgcAGAGACAAGCATCAAATCTggggccgaccaaagagcatcTGATagtctaccagcacatggagatgtctgtggcagaatgctgccgactggcacattctcggctgcaggattACGTGCTAGACGCACTGAAACCACAATGTAGGGTTCTTccactggagagggaggggctgggtgggggagaaagcccctcaattattgtagtagATAGTGCAGCACCCTAGGGTGCCTCGTGAGTggctgcagaactgttaatatgTATGA
This region of Hemitrygon akajei chromosome 31, sHemAka1.3, whole genome shotgun sequence genomic DNA includes:
- the LOC140719197 gene encoding glycogen [starch] synthase, muscle-like translates to MSKRFLFLFRVSMRFTALKSLSTSHLDFDLDKTLYFFTAGRYEFRNKGADVFLEALARLNYLLKTHQSIVTVIAFFIMPARTNNFNVESLKGQAIRKQLWDTANTVKENFGKKLYESLLVGELPNMPRLIDQEDITIMKRALFSTQRPSLPPVCTHNMLDDATDPILNTIRRIGLFNHPNDRVKVIFHPEFLSSTSPLLPLDYEEFVRGCHLGVFPSYYEPWGYTPAECTVMGIPSVSTNLSGFGCFMEEHITDPAVYGIYILDRRFKSPDECCNQLTSFLYSFCQQSRRQRIIQRNRTERLSDLLDWNYLGRYYNHARLLALAKAFPNEFSHNVFGVSTGYHISDLSSFPVSPALSVHTTSHYSTTEDELYTEEGEAEKDRSSIKLQSEMDFLPDLNRSIMESIAASANTSISSSRRSSKPIDDNTSARPTEATNFTNPSSSSNPNPTNPNPTNPTKFADPSSPSNPTNPANPTNPSSSSKPTNPSSSGNSTNPSSSGNSINPSSSSNPTNPADPTNPSSSSKPTNPSSSGNSTNPSSSGNSTNPSSSSNPTNPSSSSNSTNPSSSSNPTNPSSSSNSTNPSSSSKPTNPSSSSKPTNPSSSSNSTNPNSSSKPTNPSSSSNPTNPNSSSKSTKPGGI